The following coding sequences lie in one Arachis ipaensis cultivar K30076 chromosome B05, Araip1.1, whole genome shotgun sequence genomic window:
- the LOC107643087 gene encoding homeobox protein BEL1 homolog: MARAVCEEKSREMVSSSGGFCYSGTTMEGLVGDPADMFNNLTSGMDMVGFSKNVEQQSDSNNPHMWKALFGKQGPSNRSINNDSSSASFYQQQQVDDDSSWQENRLVVDDSSLRCVFPCEGNERPSQGLSLSLSSTNPSSIGLQSFELRQTTHPHPHPQSQPYYAYQNFANNNNKAAASSSSTSAYQGHLMLKNSKYLVPAQDLLNEFCSLAIKHKSNNNNHQHWEDHDSSKKPSPTSIEFVELQKRKTKLLSMLEEVDRRYKNYRIQMKAVVSSFEAVAGNGAATVYTALAQKAMSKYFRNLKDAIMGQIQATRKAMGEKDPVAPGTTKGETPRLKIIDQALRQQRAFQQMSMMETHPWRPQRGLPERSVSVLRAWLFEHFLHPYPSDVDKHILARQTGLSRSQVSNWFINARVRLWKPMVEEMYMEELKEQENMMASSEGADDPDLHLPSSRSEDQKPSVVVGMESDQCASSSMLNNNIKNDPKSSHNNPEEECLGRVMDTFGSVELDFSSYTQQQQQQQGFNGVSLTLGLQQHGGSGVSLAFPPPPVSSHHSSLFYATTRDQIMDSCPPSSSSIVHHYSLVDGEPQNLPYRNLMGAQLLHDLAG, translated from the exons ATGGCTCGAGCAGTGTGCGAAGAGAAATCGAGGGAGATGGTGTCATCATCAGGTGGTTTCTGTTACTCGGGGACGACGATGGAAGGGTTGGTGGGGGACCCTGCAGACATGTTCAACAACCTCACCAGTGGCATGGACATGGTAGGGTTTTCGAAGAATGTTGAGCAGCAGAGTGATAGCAACAACCCTCACATGTGGAAGGCTTTGTTTGGGAAACAAGGGCCTTCCAATAGGAGCATCAACAACGATTCTTCTTCAGCCTCCTTCTACCAACAgcaacaggttgatgatgattcatcgTGGCAGGAGAACAGGTTGGTGGTGGACGATTCATCTCTGAGGTGTGTGTTCCCATGTGAAGGAAACGAGAGGCCAAGTCAAGGTCTCTCGCTCTCTCTAAGTTCAACTAATCCCTCATCCATTGGCTTGCAATCTTTTGAGCTCAGACAAACCACTCACCCTCACCCTCACCCTCAGTCTCAGCCTTATTATGCATATCAAAATtttgctaataataataataaagctgCAGCTTCCTCCTCATCTACTAGTGCTTATCAAGGACACTTGATGCTCAAGAACTCCAAGTACTTGGTTCCAGCACAGGACCTTCTCAACGAGTTTTGTAGCCTGGCCATAAAGCACAAgtccaacaacaacaaccaccaacaCTGGGAAGATCACGATTCCTCAAAGAAGCCTTCTCCTACCTCTATTGAATTCGTCGAGCTGCAAAAGCGAAAGACCAAACTGCTTTCCATGCTCGAAGAG GTTGACAGGAGATACAAGAACTACCGGATTCAGATGAAGGCGGTGGTGTCTTCCTTTGAGGCGGTGGCTGGGAACGGTGCTGCCACGGTTTACACGGCTTTGGCACAGAAAGCCATGTCTAAATATTTCAGGAACTTGAAGGATGCCATAATGGGGCAGATTCAGGCGACAAGAAAGGCCATGGGAGAGAAAGATCCAGTTGCACCAGGCACCACCAAGGGTGAAACCCCGAGGCTGAAGATCATTGACCAAGCTTTGAGGCAGCAAAGGGCATTCCAGCAAATGAGCATGATGGAAACTCATCCATGGAGACCTCAGCGTGGCCTTCCCGAGCGCTCCGTTTCTGTTCTTCGTGCTTGGCTCTTTGAGCATTTCCTCCATCC TTACCCAAGCGACGTTGATAAACATATTCTAGCCCGCCAAACTGGCCTATCAAGAAGCCAG GTTTCAAACTGGTTTATCAACGCAAGGGTTCGTCTGTGGAAGCCAATGGTGGAGGAAATGTACATGGAGGAATTGAAGGAACAAGAAAACATGATGGCTTCTTCGGAGGGTGCTGATGACCCGGACCTCCACCTGCCATCATCACGGTCGGAGGATCAGAAGCCAAGCGTAGTGGTTGGAATGGAGTCCGATCAGTGTGCGTCATCATCCATGCTCAACAACAACATAAAAAACGACCCAAAGAGCAGCCATAATAATCCGGAAGAAGAATGCTTGGGGAGAGTGATGGACACATTTGGATCGGTAGAGCTTGATTTCTCTTCATACacacagcagcagcagcaacagcagGGTTTCAATGGGGTTTCTTTGACTCTAGGGTTACAACAGCACGGTGGAAGCGGGGTGAGCCTGGCGTTCCCTCCTCCTCCGGTGAGCAGTCATCATAGCTCGCTCTTCTACGCAACAACCAGGGATCAGATAATGGACAGCTGTCCACCCTCATCGTCATCTATAGTTCATCACTACTCTCTTGTTGATGGCGAACCACAAAATCTTCCTTACAGGAATCTCATGGGTGCACAGTTGCTTCATGACCTCGCTggctaa